Proteins encoded together in one Alteribacter keqinensis window:
- a CDS encoding conserved virulence factor C family protein, which translates to MRIKDIEPTPSPNTMKLTLTESLPQGKSNNYTPKNIEGAPQFVKELFEIEGVKGVYHVADFIAVERNGKVDWQLILPKVREVFGEEGQVTGGQEMQLDEHFGEVSVAVQMFKGIPMQVKATAGDEEVREGLPEAFQTAVADAQLPDDNVVFQRKWAEQKPRYGDVKEVAKEVVEELEAAYTDARLEKLVKAAKNPTPAGTVKKKEWITVTPEMMDEPDWRKRFEYFEQMNPTIDDLPVIEKALDDEKASIRRLATVYLGMIEDEKVLPLLEKALQDKSVTVRRTAGDCMSDIGSAKAIPAMIESLKDKNKLVRWRAAMFLYEVGDERAIEVLKDAQEDPEFEVSMQVKLALARIEGGEEAKGSVWKQMTDTIQKG; encoded by the coding sequence ATGAGAATTAAGGATATTGAACCTACACCCAGCCCGAATACAATGAAACTGACTCTTACAGAATCATTGCCACAGGGGAAGAGTAACAATTATACACCTAAGAATATCGAAGGCGCCCCTCAGTTTGTTAAGGAACTTTTTGAAATTGAAGGCGTAAAGGGGGTTTACCATGTTGCCGACTTTATCGCGGTTGAACGAAACGGGAAAGTGGACTGGCAGCTGATTCTTCCAAAAGTGAGGGAAGTTTTCGGGGAAGAGGGGCAGGTTACCGGCGGACAGGAAATGCAGCTCGATGAACATTTCGGGGAAGTCAGCGTTGCAGTACAGATGTTTAAAGGCATTCCAATGCAGGTGAAAGCAACGGCCGGGGATGAAGAAGTACGGGAAGGTTTGCCGGAAGCATTTCAAACAGCGGTTGCTGATGCTCAGCTGCCGGATGACAACGTTGTGTTTCAGCGTAAATGGGCTGAGCAAAAACCCCGCTATGGTGATGTAAAAGAAGTGGCGAAGGAAGTTGTGGAGGAACTCGAAGCGGCTTACACGGATGCCAGGCTCGAGAAGCTTGTAAAGGCTGCTAAAAATCCAACTCCGGCAGGCACGGTGAAAAAGAAAGAGTGGATTACGGTTACTCCTGAGATGATGGACGAGCCTGACTGGAGAAAACGGTTTGAATACTTTGAGCAGATGAATCCAACGATTGACGATCTTCCGGTAATTGAGAAAGCGTTGGACGATGAAAAAGCATCCATAAGAAGACTGGCAACGGTGTATCTTGGAATGATTGAAGATGAGAAGGTACTTCCACTGCTGGAAAAAGCACTTCAGGATAAGTCTGTAACAGTTAGACGAACTGCAGGGGACTGCATGTCGGATATTGGCAGTGCAAAAGCTATTCCGGCAATGATCGAATCTCTTAAAGATAAGAATAAGCTCGTTCGCTGGCGTGCTGCCATGTTTCTATATGAAGTAGGAGACGAGCGTGCTATCGAAGTATTAAAAGACGCACAGGAAGACCCGGAATTTGAAGTAAGCATGCAGGTGAAACTTGCACTTGCCCGTATAGAAGGCGGGGAGGAAGCAAAAGGATCTGTCTGGAAACAGATGACGGACACGATTCAAAAAGGTTAA
- a CDS encoding PH domain-containing protein, which translates to MNEYEPRTVPDQKIAPGALTVWRIASLIELLLFALVPFAYWWLSATFAFLPFWIIFLIIGAWVLYGVFNVILLPKWQWKRWRYKIYENEIELLYGVLVIRRVIIPMIRVQHVDTEQGPLLRKYGLSSVKISTAATVHEIPALEESKADYVRDHIARLAREADPDE; encoded by the coding sequence TTGAACGAATACGAACCAAGGACTGTTCCGGATCAGAAGATTGCACCAGGTGCTCTTACGGTATGGCGTATTGCCTCGCTGATTGAGCTATTATTGTTTGCCCTTGTTCCATTCGCTTACTGGTGGCTGTCTGCTACATTTGCCTTTTTACCGTTTTGGATTATCTTTCTCATTATAGGAGCATGGGTATTGTACGGTGTGTTCAATGTTATTCTGCTGCCCAAATGGCAGTGGAAACGCTGGCGGTACAAGATATATGAAAATGAAATTGAATTGTTGTATGGTGTACTCGTTATCAGAAGAGTTATCATTCCGATGATCCGGGTGCAGCACGTGGATACTGAGCAAGGGCCGCTCCTTAGAAAGTATGGACTTTCTTCGGTTAAAATTTCGACAGCAGCAACTGTTCATGAGATCCCGGCTCTTGAGGAATCAAAAGCTGACTATGTACGGGACCACATTGCCCGCCTTGCAAGGGAAGCGGATCCAGATGAGTGA
- a CDS encoding PH domain-containing protein: MSDFKRQHPISIFVSFFGNLKQMIITLIVLFFFGSSQTRGPWFYFLVLGALLVFSFLSGFLHWLTFRYRLDEQELHIRQGLIFRKKRYIHQDRVQSIDLNAKLIQRMFNLVEVRIETAGGGDEPEFRIIALNKEEANDIRNELLYGKKKRETEAPDSDGNSVLSEEEIDEETVSKEPDYTWKLSTKRLITAALTSSGIGVAATFVAALFSQVQQFIPETWYETAIGFVVESSVLFILSFLILVLVIAWLIRIVSTVLKYGNFSIEKTGNDIVIARGLLERRQLTLNRRRITAVRLVQNVLRQPFGYTSVYVESAGGGTKDEDLSTILIPLCKETEVKAHLEKIVPDFAFERPLTGLPKKSMKRYMVRLTVPAVIAASAITYFFDYGAYSFAAIIVALLMGYWQYKDAGIGVNERFLWMRMRKFARTTVIVPKKRIQTVEVTSNPLQRLNQLTTLEVSILTSITGKTFSLRHLSKQQSMNYYMWYSYEHSTKYNEETKS, translated from the coding sequence ATGAGTGATTTTAAAAGACAGCACCCCATTTCAATTTTTGTTTCCTTTTTCGGTAATCTTAAGCAGATGATCATTACGTTGATTGTCTTGTTTTTTTTCGGCTCATCCCAGACCCGTGGACCATGGTTTTATTTCCTCGTGCTGGGGGCTTTGCTCGTCTTTTCGTTTTTATCGGGATTTTTGCACTGGCTTACATTCCGTTACCGCCTCGATGAACAGGAATTGCATATCCGCCAAGGCCTCATATTTCGTAAAAAACGCTATATCCATCAGGACAGAGTACAAAGCATTGATTTAAATGCCAAGCTGATTCAGCGGATGTTTAACCTCGTGGAAGTCAGGATTGAAACCGCAGGCGGGGGAGATGAACCGGAATTTCGGATTATTGCTTTAAATAAAGAAGAAGCGAATGATATCCGGAATGAATTGTTGTACGGAAAGAAAAAACGTGAAACCGAAGCCCCTGATTCAGATGGAAATTCGGTTCTGTCTGAAGAGGAGATTGACGAGGAAACCGTCAGCAAAGAACCTGACTATACGTGGAAATTATCCACAAAGCGTTTGATTACTGCTGCTTTGACCTCCAGCGGAATAGGAGTAGCCGCAACTTTTGTAGCGGCGTTGTTTTCACAGGTTCAGCAGTTTATACCGGAAACCTGGTATGAAACAGCCATTGGGTTTGTCGTTGAATCATCTGTCTTGTTTATTCTGTCATTTTTGATTCTTGTTCTGGTTATTGCATGGCTGATAAGAATTGTGAGTACGGTATTAAAATACGGAAACTTCAGTATTGAAAAGACAGGAAATGACATTGTGATTGCAAGAGGACTTCTGGAGAGAAGGCAGTTAACACTGAACAGACGAAGAATTACAGCTGTCAGGCTCGTTCAGAATGTCCTGAGACAACCGTTTGGGTATACCTCTGTATACGTTGAGAGTGCAGGGGGAGGAACGAAGGATGAAGATCTTTCAACCATTTTAATTCCATTGTGTAAAGAAACAGAGGTCAAAGCGCATCTGGAAAAAATTGTGCCCGATTTTGCTTTTGAAAGACCACTGACGGGCCTTCCTAAAAAAAGCATGAAAAGGTACATGGTCCGCCTCACAGTTCCGGCAGTGATTGCGGCTTCAGCCATTACGTACTTTTTTGATTATGGTGCCTACAGTTTTGCTGCTATTATTGTGGCCCTTTTAATGGGATACTGGCAGTATAAAGACGCGGGAATTGGTGTAAACGAACGCTTTCTGTGGATGCGGATGAGAAAGTTTGCAAGAACTACCGTAATCGTACCTAAAAAACGAATTCAGACCGTAGAAGTAACAAGCAATCCACTTCAGCGCCTCAATCAGCTGACTACACTTGAAGTATCTATTCTTACGAGTATTACGGGAAAGACATTCTCCTTAAGACATCTTTCTAAACAGCAGTCCATGAATTACTATATGTGGTATTCGTATGAACACTCAACCAAATATAATGAAGAAACAAAAAGTTAA
- a CDS encoding DUF2777 family protein — protein MDRQTARSYAGKHVIINEGKNGRYVGLLEQIETKPKKIWSGIVKISGILLYPEINIESDQLPAPLYSEGEKVFCTGNKISPLKQDFPHSYKESVNYALAGMWNEVDDQKENNESVLAMIHQELKRRKADHLLYRDVFVYYSLVKKARHYYVYDEEKQEALSLDGCPFEFEIKVKDKWKRAHNISGPTFELENGKQVDLSHGDRLRLNKSQFDPYRILINELDKPALHALERGLRKLGIFHENSVYCHNSLLIQLLSTVEQATFKGVNFISYSTEKHQYMIQHHYEREILEEEPDIAYDRFEFTSDTGERLITTYATQLSKD, from the coding sequence ATGGATCGACAAACAGCCAGATCTTATGCTGGAAAGCATGTGATTATTAATGAAGGTAAAAATGGACGGTATGTAGGTCTTTTGGAACAAATTGAAACCAAACCTAAGAAAATATGGAGTGGCATTGTAAAAATATCCGGTATTTTGCTCTATCCCGAGATTAACATCGAGTCGGATCAACTCCCTGCCCCTTTGTATTCTGAAGGAGAGAAAGTTTTTTGTACCGGAAACAAAATATCGCCTTTAAAACAGGACTTTCCACACTCTTACAAGGAGTCTGTAAATTACGCGCTGGCAGGTATGTGGAACGAAGTAGATGATCAAAAAGAAAACAACGAATCTGTCCTTGCCATGATTCACCAGGAATTAAAGCGCAGAAAAGCCGATCATCTCCTTTACAGAGACGTTTTCGTATACTACAGTCTTGTGAAAAAAGCACGCCACTATTATGTATACGACGAAGAGAAACAAGAAGCTCTTTCTCTCGACGGCTGTCCTTTTGAATTTGAGATCAAGGTTAAAGATAAGTGGAAACGGGCACATAACATTTCAGGTCCAACCTTTGAACTGGAAAACGGAAAACAGGTGGATCTGTCACACGGCGATCGCCTGAGACTGAATAAATCCCAATTTGATCCTTACCGGATTCTTATTAATGAGCTTGATAAACCGGCTCTCCACGCATTGGAGCGTGGGCTTAGAAAGCTCGGTATTTTCCATGAAAACAGTGTTTACTGCCATAACTCCCTTCTTATTCAGCTATTGAGCACTGTCGAACAGGCGACATTTAAAGGTGTTAATTTTATCTCCTACTCAACAGAAAAACACCAGTATATGATCCAGCACCATTATGAACGTGAGATTCTTGAGGAAGAACCGGACATCGCTTACGACCGGTTTGAATTTACATCAGATACTGGTGAACGGTTAATCACAACCTATGCTACACAGCTTTCCAAGGACTGA